The segment GGTATTGTCTAGCTCATCAGCCACCATgggcatttcatttttattgaaaGATAATTTACTGACACACCAACTGAAGCTTGGTTGTCTTTCGTTTGCAGGGCATAGAGCAGTtgaaaaaggaagagagaagatgGGCTAAAAAAACTAAGTGGATGAACTTGAGGGTGGTTTTCGGACACCATTTCTCCTTACTGTGGTTTAGCCCCTTCTCCAGACCTGATCCGGGGGGCAAGGCAGAGACCTATCAGTACGTGGTTTGAGTCTGGCCTACGTATCACTCCTGCGctttgtgttacttattcaaaAGACGATCTTATTATTTGTTCATTGAGTTGCAGAGAAAAAGAAACTTGCATAGTATTTGTTTTGCAATCACTGTGAAGTATATGTGAGATTTTAGTTGAATATGATTTCCTGTTTAATTGACAGATGTATTTAAAGGGTCAGCTCAGCTAAGCCACACAATATGTAAAGACACTTTGtactctttaaaaatgtgataaacccaattaggtcatttttaccgTTTGCTGCAGTCCAAACTTATTCTTCACTTTCGTAACCCATCCCtagcatcccaattattcactgtAATGAATTTAAGCCTGTTGCACTACTTTCTGGGGCCAGAGCATGGTTTAGGCATCATAACACAGCCAACTACAAATAACCTGCTAACAGAGTTATACATtgcttaataaataaatagatgcagatagcacacaggggtcttattttgacccttagagctgcttttacaatatatctgtactggggcaaattttactttattgcttaaaataaaatttggtgCAGttgctttaataaaatatagttGTACATAGTGAATTAAAGAGGCTTTTTCAGTGACATATTTATGCACTAAGGTGTAACATGCGCAGTGGGTTGTCCTTGTGACTTGACACCCACTGAGCCTCTAGTACTTGATGGTGATCACACAGTTTTAATAAACAAGACCATTGAAAATCACCTGCATTTGGGCAGCAGTAGTTGAAACTGAAAGTTTTTCATCTGATcctataatttttatttatttatttttttactttaaagtgCCATGTAACAGTCCTTCTGAACAGACAGGCCCCCAGGAGAAAAGTAACCTCACTATCCTCTTGTCTGCTTCTCCAAACTGACATATATATTTAACTACACTGGGTAGGATTTTTCAGCAGAACTGCATTCAACATGAAGTGGCCTCACAGCATATGCAACTATATGTAGCAAAGAGTTAATACTAAAAAGTGTTAttatgctttgtctggaatgttacatGTGTAATGCTAAGAAAAGATTATTGAATAAGatgcattctaactgtgagtggggtaacctctccacagatctgacctgtaaattggcctaGTGgctccacctgcttttctccataaagatggttaaatttaatgccaaactgtggaatatttcaggcaaagctgtAACATCTTCATAGTCTCCATGGTGGCAGACCCTACTCCAGAAAAGTTGGTGCATCTTTAGTGCAAATTGTAAACACATTTCAATGAGCATTTAAACTCTACCACCTTTGTGCTCTTAGATGTTACTGGCCCTTTGATTCTTGCATCACCAGACTGGAATCAGCCGTATGTTCCAGACACCAGTCATAtagtgttaaaaatgaaaagatTTTAAAAGTACCCCTAAATCTGCCTGCAGGCCCACTGTGAGGCCAGGCATGGTGAATGGTGCTAACACAGTAGAGTTGCCTAATTTGGAAAGGGCATCATTCAGTACCAgcttttaaaaaatagactctcATACGATAAATTGTCTGACACAGGGCACCTAATAAAAGTGCCCTGtctcagtggttctcaaatggTGGGCAACAAATCTTAAAGTACATTAAATGGATTTTCCTCATATTTGAAGTCTACTTTTTATAAAAGAATTGGAGGCATGGAAGACATTTTCTGGACTTCTGCAAAAACACCAACCCTATGTCACTGTGGCCACATAATCTTAGCTCACTTCATATTCTTATTACTTATAAAACTGAACAAGTGGTGTAAATTATTATCCACTATATGAAATATTGTAACCTTTTTAATTTGTATGGAACATGCACTGATTCCTCTCTGATGCTTTCTTAAGTTTTTTGATACTGAAGAAACGTGTCTTTTATCTTATGGGGAAAAAATGCCATATCTTTTGTGCCAAATGTTTGCATTTGTGTGCCAAATTTTGCACCATTCCAGAGACTTGTTTTAAGTCTGTCTGTACCTGGTCTGCTGACACTGACATAGTGGCAGTTACATTCTGTTATGTGATTGATTTATTACAAATGTTATGGAATATGCGAAATCAGAACATGGTAGGTGTGAAAAACTGtctaattttattattttaattaatttaatagaattattaaaaatatatatttattttcaagcTTTACAGAAGTTGTTCAAGGTTTAATGTACTAGTTtggatttatgtttttaattgtctATTCATTTAAGATCTTTTATGTCACGTAGCAGTAAATGTATTTGGTCTATGGGAAAATGAGTAACTACCTTTTTAATCAATGATGGTGTGACCATGATATGGATGATGCAGGGAAAAGTGCTTGAATTAACTTATCAAACcttttgtttgtgtgaattgcccattactgtttatttatttttcattttatttctggaTGCTAgttacatgtttaaaatctgCAGGTGTGTTTTTACAGAACTTCTTATGAAATCTATTTCAGCACGAGTGTAGAATAAATCTCTTGATGCATAAAATGTGGTTGTGTTGTTGGTCCAGATTATACTtccagttcttttttttttttttgcctctaCTTTTCCTCTTCACATTtaccttttttatattttctctcCTTCTACTGTCTTGTCCACACTCATCCATTTGCTTTGGTTGTTAAACTCTTTGTCCAAGTTTCTCTGAAGCCTTGTAGAGTCTCCAGAGGTAAGCCTGCCCCCTAGTGGTGAAAGCATGAATATTTTACTGCCAGATCAAAGTACATTCAGTACATGGCTCCTACGTGTTTTTGTTCAGTGCAACCAAACAttgtgaatgaatgagtgaactCTGACACacattgcatgtttttttatcttGTGTTTATTATTAACATTGTCAGAGCATGGCATATTCTGTCATATAAACATAGTATAGGTTGTCAATTTGTGTTGTTatgtaaatacatattttatctAAAATGAGATAGCACACATCTAGTTAAATGTCTCAACTCTATgtgaatatacattttaaactgttaaagaaTACCACTGTGTTAGATATTCTACATGTGcatttaatttaaacaaaaggatttgttattattttacaagGATCCTCCAATTCAGAATTGCTGTAACAGCGTCCTTAGGTTTATAGACTGCAATTTCAAACGCACATTTTAAAGAGAACCTTAAGCCTCGACTTTATGTTTGCATAATATctaaatgttgtgtttgtttccacCAGGGCATCGAGCGCCTGAAAGGGGAGGTGGGAAAGTGGGAGAAGGTCCCGTGCAGGGAGGCAATGCAGACTGCATTTGGAGGGCGCCTGTCTTTGTCCTGGTGCAGCCCGTTCTCTGGACTGAGCTGTAAAAAGACACCCCAGGAACACATCCTTATTCCACAAGGAGAGATCATCCAACAGGACATTATTGAGATTCCACTCGCCTAAACCTGTTTCTTAAATGTTACACAAGATGTCAGCCGCAACAGGGCTATCTAACTGACAGGAACCAGCCATAAGATatgcaatatttatatttttatctttcAACTTTAAACCACTATTCAGGCTCCATCTTCTTCCTAGGCAAATACTACACATTGCTGTAGGTGTAGGTAATGTGATGATGGACTGCACAGATGAGAACTTTAATGGAACTACAATCGGGCAGTTTATGTTCTTGATATTTTAGGTTCCTTGGGGGCTGTTAGCATCTTAAACTGGAAACTAGTTTTGGTTGGGACCTTTTGTCAATGTAGTTAGCATGTGTACAATGTTTCAGCAAAGAAGAACAACTATACTGCTGCAATCTCTTAATAGGTCCCAGTAGCTAGATCTCATGCTCTGGGACAGATCCTCTATGATTCAAATAAGGATTGTTATCATATCACTGCTGCACCAATATGTAGCTGTCCAACCTTCACAGAAAGATTAGTTTGACTACTAATAACAGAATATATATAAGATTAATACTCCTGCCTATTAATGCTATAGATTAATGGGCATTAATAGATTAAttgataaatattcaccacaggtactatcctaccaaaccaagtaataattagaaaaacatgaaaagctgtCATGTGCATTTGAAGGTGTCTCAAAGCATGAACCACTTTCCTGCCTTTTTTAGATCACAATGTGCCTTATCTCCTTCTGTGTATGACACTTTGTGGGGAAAAGCATCTTGTCTACTATGTTTTGACAAGTGAAGAGGAATTCCCATCACTTCCAGctctctgccctcctccccCAACATCACCTTGCAACATCACTAGGGATTCCACTGCCTGTGGCTCTAACTCTGTATCTTGTCCTTGACACAACCTTGCAATTAAAGCTGTTCCTTCAGTAGATCCGTTGTGCAGCTCTCTGTTAAGTCCAAATGTCATGCACATCAAACCAGCAAGAAAAAGGCGGCATTCACGCCAGTCTGCTCATATGTGAGCCAACATAATATACTGGACAAATTCCAGTCTGGTTTTCAAGCACAATCAAAGTACTGAATCCATTTCCCTAAAATTACTTCATGAGTTACTGCTCCCAGTCGGTTTAGGATCCTGTGCTATCCTCCTATTACTTGATTTCAGTGCTACTTTCAACACTATAGAGCATCATATTCTCCTAAAAAGACTTGAAGTGGCCCTACAgggcacagttttaaaatggtttgcTTCTTATTTAAGTGGGAGAACCTTTTCTGTCAAAATAGCTAAGCTCAAGGCTCAACTGTAGCTTCTCTTATTTTCACTGTACATGCACCCCCTCAATTCAGGAGAAGAACAATGTCCAGTGTACGTGGATGACACGCAATTGTTTGTTCCTGTCTGCCCCCATGAAATTGGCTCCCTGTCCTCTTTACACCAGTGTCTTGCTGAAGTAATATCCTGGATGTCCAGAAACTTTCTACAGTTGAATGACAGTTTAGTCTAAAATCTTGGtgttctcctccttcttctgaTATAAAATTTTGATAAACAGGTCTCTAACGTGGTGAAAAGAAGCCATTTCCAACTTCGACCCATTGCaaaattacaatacatttttattaccaAAGAATCTACAAATTGTAACCCATGCTTTTATGTACAAGCAGACTGGATTTTTAGCAATTCTACCTATTTTTGGCTGCCATAATCCACACTAAATGACCTCCAGGTGGTTTAAAATGCAGCCGCAAGGTTGTTAAACTAGTACAAAAAAAGAGAGTATATTACTCCAACCTTAGCACAGCTTCACTGACTCCTGATAAAGTACAGGATTGATTTTAAACTTCTGctctttgtttttaaagcatATTACAGATCTGCTTAATCCCTACCTTGTCAAACTCTCAGcacctcctctgtcccccttgcttgcctaaaaaaaaagaaaaggagacCGGGCTTTCAGGCTTTCTCCGTCACTGTTCCCAAACTCTGGAATGcgctgtctctcttcctctcttctctggggATTGGTCTTTTTAAAGGTCTTCTAAAGGCCCACTTTTTAATATAGCTTTTAACTGATTAAATTAATGTAATCTATCTATGTGTGTAAATGATATATTCTTTCTTTATCTATTGTTATTTATTGTggtctgtaaagcactttggcacaacttctgttgttttaaaggtgctatataaatacattggcTTGGCTtggattgtttattttatgtcaatTTTGTCTTGgaccattttgatttttgaggtgtaTGGCGTCATTTAAGATATATTGTCATGTATTTAAGCTAGAGCAGATCCATTTGAAGGGCTTTTACCACTGAAAGGGGCTGTACATTCCTGTGTTGTATCTTTGtgtgggtttattttttaataaaaggattcCATAAACAAATGTGGTGTCTGTTGTTAGAAAAAATTGTACAATTGAAattgtacaatttttttttataaaagtttATTCTATTTACTCTAAATAGAGATCTCTAGAGACCAAAACATATAAGTACTTGCCTAAATTATGACACACTAAAATATACAGGTCACCTGTCGAGCCTGTCAggtaagtcacatttttttctagctgGAAGGTCTGGTGCCCAACTGTCAAAAAACCAACCCTTCAAGTTTGAACCAATCACAGCTGTCTATCTGCAGACGAAAGTGAGTGTTAGTGTTAGATCACAACTGTCACCTTTGATTACaatgggttacaaaaaaaacatttttgaaagttgtctgtgttttttcaactgaattaggaccatttagcaccgctgaatcAAAAAAtgatatacatttttctcagtcaggtcaggtttttatgctaatttgattttgaaaaatccgatcttctgactaaattgattacaattttgtgacattatcagttgattttctttaatatttctcatccaaataatgttttaggagataaaaaatagttttctaagagaatgtattaattaaatgtcacgttatgttaattgataaaggtaagtacatgtaaattggaacgttacgttatcattgtgcaaaattcaggacatgaacttctgtttttatgaaccccttgaatgctcagcagcagggatgtctctcttcagagtccaacagtaatcagccatcatgactgcatcccagcgtccctgatacctggtctccatctcttttatgtcctgatggaatctctccacctgctcatcactcagtgatcccagattctcaggaaacctgaacatttagctccttttgggaaaaaggatgtggagcatcatcattaaaaccacactggaggaatctttgtcactgatgtcaggaacttctacaaagacaggtactggaatttcatcacagtgagctacaggacgacgtgctgattcacggtcaggatacttgaggctgcttcggttctttctgttgatcccagtcacatcaatagcccagaagtagctattgatgtcagctccctccaaaccatgggaattccaaacttcagacaactcttcttgcctttagtccactgacgcagatacttggtgcatgacttgcatgccatgtgtggcgcccaagcttcatcttggtcaccaagtttaataccaaaataagcatggtaagcacgctttatgaaacttgtgacttgattcctgttaggaacattggtgtattcaccgcagatgtagcagaatatgtcgggcttatttttgcaagatcttctagtcgaagccatttcattcacttgtaatataaaaaaaaacaattagtcataagttggcacatgcaaaaacaaatatgtagcttagtttagaatgttgacctgattgagcaaaaccaatgtgatttttggattcagcacatcaaaatgatcctaaatcagctaaaaaatcttagacaataaatttagtgttgaccagtgttagtGATGTTTAGTGCTTCTGTTGATTTGGTAGCAGTCAGCACTGTTTATGGGATTCGTATTCAACCAGTTTAGCATTTCTCAAATAACATGTAAATTTCCATGTTTGTCTTGATGACTTTGGATTGATTACTGTCAGTCCTGGCCATCACAATTCAGGGGATTGAGACAAAAATCCAGACACTTGATGAGACAGAAAAGTCTTGGCAGGCCAGGCTAGTTATTCTTAAAGTTTTCACACTCCTACAGACAATATCTGGCTTTTTTCTAGTTCCATATACCAGAACTAACTGAAGACAAAACCACTCTGGTCATTTTTGGTCATTGGTCCTTTTTATCCTCCTCCACTCCTGGTAGACTTGGAGGTTTAGACCCATGAAGCAGAAGCAACCCACACAGAGTCAGAGAAAGGCCAATCCACCATAAAGTGTCCTGGGTCTCCTCAAAGATCACGTGACCAAACACTGCCTGCAAATACAAAAGTGTATAATATAAGTGGTGGAGGTGAAACTGAATTGACAATGAGAAACTGACAGCTGAGATTAGGCCTGGGCAATTAATGAAAACATTGAGAGATTGTGAATCAGTCATGCCTAATTGTCAATGATATGCTTGGAGTTTTTGAatcgagaggtctacagccattCAGCGATCAATAAAAGCATtaagtttggagcagagttcaaactttgggggatttttttttttttttttttaggggatTAATTACACTGATTAAAATAGTTAAATTGTTTATATTCATGAAATCAATACTAAGAGCagctttaattttgtttttgaaaagactaaataaaatcaaacacaaaaataaatgataaatatgagaaaataaatCGAGATGAAACCTATTTGAGGTATAAATAATAACTTTCCACCACATGTCCAATACCATGTTTAATTTCATTATTACTCTAAATTCCAATTATGCTATTGTCGTTTATGGTTTCATACAAGTTCATACTTTTTGACCCATCTGTATGTTCTTACAGAAGAGATGAAGTTGGATGCTGTTGTGGTGACAGTGGCTCGGGCCGAAGAGGAGGAGTGTCTCAGGGCTTTGGAGAAAAACGTCCACATCACTGCGTTACAGACCAACAACAAACCTCCACAGAGGACACGCAGTGGGATATCCAGCTGCAGACATGGGGAGCCAGGTGATACTACAGTTTAGAATGAGTAGTCTCTTGAATATGCTGTGATCCATATTTAcaacacatttgttcatttgattAATATAAAGGGAGATAAAAGTCTGGGTTTATATggatattttgtaatttttcccATCAAAATACCATTTATGCAAGAATTCTTATGATTGAGAGTCACCTCATCACTACCATTCAGTCTCAGAACACCCTTTTGACATTTTAGATTCACATGGGACATTCACGATTTATGCTTTGAGATACAGAACTATCCATGAATCACCATCATACTTTCCACGGTACACAATTACAATGTTGTAGGACAGTGTTTACCCATTCACATGCGTCCTCTGCTCCGTGCGCTTGTTTCCAGTCCCTGAGTCCAGATGCGCACATTTGTTTGAGAAAACCAGTGCCCAGAGACAGTTTAGCGGAGAGTGAAGCCGCTGCGCCACAAAGACCCGCTAGTAGTGCGTAAAGAGAGCCAGAAACCATGTTTTACAGAGGGTAAAACTAACCGGAAAGTGCCTTTCATTCACTAATTCAagtgtgaagaaaaacaaaaagcacgAGACACTGATCGGAATAAGGCTAcgtaatatttcaaaataaaagttgaaaaaaaaaatctgtccaaATCGGAGGACtctaaaacaaaaagacaagttTTCTAATTGAGCGATATATTATAAAAGGCTTACTAATATATTGCTCAATATGAAAAGACCAATAATAGTAGGCGTTAATAAGCCATTTTCTTATCTGATCACAGCAAAAGAAACAATATAACGTCCGACCATTTTATCACTTTATTGCGAACCCGgaacatggatctattaaaataacccAGAAACACTGCAGTTTTGGTAACTTGACCGATGTTTACAATTTTCACCAATCAGCTCTAGTTTTAAAATCACGTGACTGATTTATGGGCGCATTTTGATTACGTCATTTTGTTTTGGTGTGCGGTGCCTTTTGCAAATTGAGTTTGTAGGCTACTAGTTTATGCTTAAGATGAATAAACGTAAAGTCAGTGGAGTGTCCTGGGTGAAACCATCAGAACCCTCGTTtttgaaaaagtttaaaaatgatgTTGGATACAAAGAAGGACCCAACGTAGATACAAAGGTGAGGATTAGCCGTACATTAGGCTACAGGAGCTAGCAGCGAGTAAcactttctattgtaagcgttcAGTGTACATGTTAAGTTATCCAGGTTAAGCATTTAGTCTTAGattaatattaacatttgatCGAGTTTTTGACGCTTTGAGTTGGAAATCAACTCGCAGCTTAACGTGGCCAAAATAGATTTCGTTGTCTATAAAATCTAGTGCTTATAGTCATTTAAATTGTGGCGACTTTGGGTAGATGGATGCAAAAAAAGTAAAGCACCGTCTGTAATTTATTAAAGTCTCAATAATTATAGGGCTTCAACAACTATTCTGATGAATCATGCTTCATTGATAATTAAAAACTTCTTAAAATTAAGAGggacacatttttttccatgtattccTTATTGTGCACTTTCTGATAAAAGGCTACTACGAAGCATTCAGTCATGTAAAATTTACAGGTAAAGCTGTAATCCACTTTTTCAGTCACATCAATCATCAGGATCAGTTTGTAGttcaaacccacaaaaaaaaaaaaaaaaattcacatttAACAgccctagacttttttttttttttttacattgtaggCTCCAATAGTCTCCAAATCTCATTTTGGTAATATTGACTTTAGCTTTGAAATGGGAATtatctggacacacacacacaaaaaataacaaaaaaaacccccaaaactctactactactttctGTCAGTCGATACCACCCCAGCAGCTCTACTtctatattgacaaaaaaaaatagattgagGGGATTTGAAACGTgatttttattcacacacattcaggCCAAAACTACAGAGTCTCAGCTTCACGAAGAGTCTAGCCATTCAGAAACAGCTTTTCTGTTCAGATGGGGAAAATTTTAGCTGGTGTTTTTGGAAAACAACAACCTTAATAGTAAgggattcaaataaaaaaatttaaaaaaattcttAAACCTATACAAACTCTAAATTAAGCCATTTAACAAGAGAGTGTTATTACCATACCAATACAGAGTTTGAGTTAGGCAACAACTTTACACGATGTGTTTGGTGTTGGTCCCGTCAGCGTCAGGTGATGCCGACTCCAGACGATGACAGCAGTGGCAGTGACCGAGAAGATGAGCAGCCACAGGTGGTGGTGTTACAAAGCAGAGACCTTTGTGCAGAAGAGGCCAAGAAGATCAAGGACCAGATCCAAGGAGGCAAAGACAACGGTACTGTGTTTTCTGTAAATAAGCTTGACATCTGAGGCCTCTTCACTAGGTTTATTAAGGAAACTGAAATGCTACAAActccaaaaatatcaaaaacaaacaaggtTAAATCAAGAATCCCAGCTATCACCATAGCATAAGGGGCTTGACACATGGGGAGGGGGTGATAAACAACAGTGACCAGTGTCACTCACTCCCTGTGTGTTGGTTTTTTAACACTGcgggtaaaaaaaacaaaaaacgtcaGGAACCAGTGGCAGCTTCACAAGTCACACTCTAGTCCAGGGCAGATCGAGAGTTTTCTACACATTTGATTGGCTGTAAAATTGGCTGTGGGAATTATGGGCTGAAAAGCCACAAGTATGAAATCAACTAGCCCTACAAAGTTTTTGCACCAATAACTGACTGATTAATGTTGACACACGATCTGCCCAGGCCTAAAGCATGAGTTGTGAAGTTGCTACTGGTGTGTTGGGTTTTGATTCCAATGTGACGCTGATGCCGGTCATTGTCATTTACCATCCCCCATGTGTCGAGCCCCAAGATCTCATACTGCTTGTTTTCTGTGAACTCAAGATGAAAGATTCATCAGGTATAGAAATTCACATGGGTACATCAAAAAGTGTCTCAAAATATGTTAATCTTCTAGCTATTTCTTTTTGTTCACAGATGACAAGCCAGCTGATGGAAAAATTCTCTTCAAGAAACCAGCCAAACGctcctcatcagaaaagtttcagGGCATCACGGCGAGCTCcagcaaaaagaagaaaaatctgGAAGAAGGGAAGGAGGCAGACAAGAAGGAAGGCTCTGGTAAAAAGGTCAAAaacaacagtttgctgtcattCGGAGGAGATGACGATGAAGAGGAAGACTGAGTTTAGCGAAGTCAGATCAAGGGGACAGGTGACATCAAAGTCAATCATTTTACACCCAGAAGGACACAATCCTTTAATGAAACCCTTTTTACAGCAAACAAACTGATGATTCT is part of the Periophthalmus magnuspinnatus isolate fPerMag1 chromosome 16, fPerMag1.2.pri, whole genome shotgun sequence genome and harbors:
- the LOC117384030 gene encoding transmembrane protein 42-like — translated: MVSGSLYALLAGLCGAAASLSAKLSLGTGFLKQMCASGLRDWKQAHGAEDACEWLDIPLRVLCGGLLLVCNAVMWTFFSKALRHSSSSARATVTTTASNFISSAVFGHVIFEETQDTLWWIGLSLTLCGLLLLHGSKPPSLPGVEEDKKDQ
- the kiaa1143 gene encoding uncharacterized protein KIAA1143 homolog; its protein translation is MLKMNKRKVSGVSWVKPSEPSFLKKFKNDVGYKEGPNVDTKRQVMPTPDDDSSGSDREDEQPQVVVLQSRDLCAEEAKKIKDQIQGGKDNDDKPADGKILFKKPAKRSSSEKFQGITASSSKKKKNLEEGKEADKKEGSGKKVKNNSLLSFGGDDDEEED